One segment of Bacteroidales bacterium DNA contains the following:
- a CDS encoding holo-ACP synthase yields the protein MIKGIGTDIIEVSRIGKKVEGNTSFKKKIFTDNEIKYCETYRHKAQNYAVRFAAKEAFLKAIGTGWSNGLAFDQIEIINDKSGKPELFLNGKASEVTKEMGIKNIHVSLSHVKEYAIAVVIIED from the coding sequence TTGATAAAAGGGATAGGTACAGATATCATAGAAGTTTCCAGAATTGGTAAAAAGGTAGAGGGTAATACTTCTTTCAAAAAAAAAATATTTACTGATAATGAAATTAAATATTGTGAAACTTATAGGCATAAAGCACAAAATTATGCTGTCCGTTTTGCTGCAAAAGAAGCATTTTTAAAAGCAATAGGAACAGGCTGGAGTAATGGACTTGCTTTTGACCAAATAGAAATTATTAATGATAAATCAGGCAAACCTGAATTATTTTTAAACGGAAAAGCATCAGAAGTTACCAAAGAAATGGGAATAAAAAACATCCATGTTTCTTTATCACATGTAAAAGAATATGCAATTGCTGTGGTAATAATTGAAGATTAA